The segment TTGAGTCCAGATATTTCATTGCATCAAAAAGCGATAACAGAAAGTTTAGGCGAGCTCGCCGTTATACCTGAAGGCCCTTATCATGTCGCAAAGCCCTCCTACTTGGCTTTAGCAGGGTTGAACCGTGAGCCTGATAACCTACATACATTAACACCCAATTACCTTCGCTTGGCAGAGGCAGAAGCCAATTGGAAGAAGCAGCAAAAGGAAAAGCAGTAACATGGGTGAGATGGTTATTCGGGAAATGGAACTTGCTGACGTGGACCAAGTCATGGAAGTCGAGGTAGCAACTTTCGCAGCGCCTTGGCCGACGGACATCTTTTATCAGGAAATTTTGGATAATGAACATGCTTTTTATTTCGTTATGGAATTAGATAAAAAAATTATTGGGTATATTGGGACATGGATTGTAATCGATGATATGCAAATTACGAATATTGCTGTTACGCCTGCGTATCGCGGAATGAAATTGGGAGAAATGCTTTTCAGGTATACGATCCAATTCGCGATAAAATTAGGGGTTGCTCGTTTGTCCCTTGAAGTGAGAAAATCAAATATAGTCGCACAAAAAATGTACCGTAAATTTGGACTTGTCCCTGGTGGTATCCGGAAAAATTATTATGCGGTTGATCAGGAAGATGCTATAGTAATGTGGGTGAACTTATGATGAAAAAAGATATGCATATACTCGGAATCGAAACAAGCTGTGATGAAACGGCTGTAGCTATTGTTAAAAATGGTACAGAAATTGTCTCAAATGTTGTTGCCTCACAAATCGAAAGCCATAAGCGCTTTGGTGGGGTTGTTCCGGAAATTGCCTCCAGACACCATGTCGAGCAGATGACAATCGTGTTGGAACAAGCATTTGAAGAAGCTAAGCTAGCATGGGAATCGATTGATGCAATAGCTGTAACAGAAGGCCCGGGTCTTGTTGGAGCATTACTTGTCGGTGTTAATTCTGCAAAGGGTCTGGCTTTTGCAAAACAAAAGCCGTTGGTCGGCGTACATCACATTGCTGGCCATATCTACGCAAATCGATTGGAAGAGGAATTTGAATTTCCGCTCCTTGCTCTAATCGTTTCAGGTGGTCATACAGAACTTGTCTTGATGAGGGATCATGGGAATTATGAACTGATTGGTGAAACACGTGATGATGCAGCCGGAGAGGCTTATGATAAGGTTGCTCGAATGTTGAATTTGCCGTATCCGGGTGGCCCGGAAGTCGATCGCTTAGCTGCCAAAGGCGTGGAAAATATAACATTTCCACGGGCATGGTTAGATGAGGGAAGCTATGATTTTAGTTTTAGTGGACTTAAATCTTCCGTTATTAACACTATCCACAACGGGCAACAACGTGGGGATGAATTAAAAGCCGAGGATATTGCCGCGAGTTTTCAGGCAAGTGTTGTTGATGTATTGACAACAAAAACAGTAAAAGCAGCAAAACAGTATAACGCAAAACAAGTCATTGTTGCTGGTGGCGTAGCTGCAAATAAAGGATTGAGAACCGCAATGAAGGAGCAATTTGCCCAAATGCAAATCCCGTTATTAATTCCGCCATTAAAGTTATGTACAGATAATGCAGCAATGATTGCAGCTGCTGGGACGATTGCTTTTGAACAGGGAAAACGATCAGAACTGGACC is part of the Virgibacillus sp. NKC19-16 genome and harbors:
- the rimI gene encoding ribosomal protein S18-alanine N-acetyltransferase codes for the protein MGEMVIREMELADVDQVMEVEVATFAAPWPTDIFYQEILDNEHAFYFVMELDKKIIGYIGTWIVIDDMQITNIAVTPAYRGMKLGEMLFRYTIQFAIKLGVARLSLEVRKSNIVAQKMYRKFGLVPGGIRKNYYAVDQEDAIVMWVNL
- the tsaD gene encoding tRNA (adenosine(37)-N6)-threonylcarbamoyltransferase complex transferase subunit TsaD, producing MKKDMHILGIETSCDETAVAIVKNGTEIVSNVVASQIESHKRFGGVVPEIASRHHVEQMTIVLEQAFEEAKLAWESIDAIAVTEGPGLVGALLVGVNSAKGLAFAKQKPLVGVHHIAGHIYANRLEEEFEFPLLALIVSGGHTELVLMRDHGNYELIGETRDDAAGEAYDKVARMLNLPYPGGPEVDRLAAKGVENITFPRAWLDEGSYDFSFSGLKSSVINTIHNGQQRGDELKAEDIAASFQASVVDVLTTKTVKAAKQYNAKQVIVAGGVAANKGLRTAMKEQFAQMQIPLLIPPLKLCTDNAAMIAAAGTIAFEQGKRSELDLNARSSLELN